A genomic stretch from Helianthus annuus cultivar XRQ/B chromosome 1, HanXRQr2.0-SUNRISE, whole genome shotgun sequence includes:
- the LOC110872720 gene encoding chloroplast envelope quinone oxidoreductase homolog, whose amino-acid sequence MTRKVMHAVWYTGYGGGAAGLKHVEIPIPAPCKDEILMKVEAASINPIDWKIQNGFARPVLPKKFPFIPLSDVAGEVVKVGPGVKKFKAGDKIVATLGGPSAGGGLAEYVVAKESLTVPRPREVSAADGACLGIAACAALHSLTVTGGLKLEKTKPRTNVLITAASGGVGHYAVQLAKLGNTHVTATCGARNIHFVKSLGADEVLDYRTPEGAALKSPSGQKYDIVVNCTTGIPWSTFKPNLSPTGKVIDITPSGGTFWNCAVQKLTFSKKQVTPLLVNPSAQEIGFLVKLVKEGKLKTVIDSRYPLSQAEAAWAKSIEGHATGKVVVEL is encoded by the exons ATGACCAGAAAAGTGATGCATGCGGTTTGGTACACTGGCTACGGCGGAGGTGCCGCCGGTTTGAAG CATGTTGAAATCCCTATCCCTGCTCCTTGCAAAGATGAGATTCTGATGAAAGTAGAAGCAGCAAGCATAAACCCAATTGACTGGAAGATACAGAACGGCTTTGCACGCCCGGTTTTACCCAAAAAGTTTCCTTTTATACCAC TTAGCGATGTGGCAGGAGAAGTTGTGAAAGTTGGACCCGGTGTAAAGAAGTTTAAAGCTGGTGACAAAATTGTTGCAACTCTT GGGGGTCCGAGTGCAGGTGGAGGGCTAGCCGAGTATGTCGTGGCTAAAGAAAGCTTAACAGTTCCAAGACCGCGAGAAGTATCGGCTGCAGATGGTGCGTGTCTAGGCATTGCAGCATGTGCCGCCCTGCACTCACTTACTGTAACCGGTGGGCTAAAACTGGAAAAAACAAAACCACGAACCAACGTCCTAATAACTGCCGCTTCTGGTGGTGTGGGTCACTATGCAGTCCAGCTAGCAAAACTCGGTAACACCCACGTGACCGCAACATGTGGGGCGCGCAACATCCATTTTGTTAAAAGTTTAGGAGCCGATGAGGTTCTGGACTATAGGACCCCAGAAGGAGCTGCTCTCAAAAGCCCATCGGGCCAGAAATATGACATAGTGGTCAATTGCACCACTGGTATCCCATGGTCAACTTTCAAGCCCAACTTGAGCCCAACTGGGAAGGTAATTGATATAACCCCGAGTGGTGGTACATTTTGGAATTGTGCAGTGCAAAAGCTAACTTTTTCGAAAAAGCAAGTTACACCGTTACTTGTGAATCCAAGTGCCCAAGAGATTGGTTTTCTTGTGAAGTTGGTAAAAGAAGGGAAATTGAAAACCGTTATCGACTCGAGATACCCTTTAAGTCAGGCTGAAGCGGCTTGGGCCAAGAGCATTGAGGGCCATGCCACTGGGAAGGTGGTTGTCGAGCTGTAA